Genomic segment of Myxococcus stipitatus:
AGAACAAGTCGATCCAGACGCTCTACGGGCCGCTCAGTGGCCTCTGGGGGGTCGACGCCAATCTCACGTATGACGCCATCCACCCGAAGTACCTGCTGCCGCCGAGCCCGAATCCCTACGTCCGCCTGCCGGCGCAGATGTTCACGCCCTCACCGCTGCCTCCGCAGCCGAGCACCTTCGCGGATTTCATGAACATCGTGGGGACACAGCACATCAACGCCTACGACACCTACTTCGGCGTGCCCGCCACCGTGGCGCAGACGAAGGTGAGCCTGATGTCACCGGGGCCTGACGCGAAGGAGCGTCCCGCGGACATGCGAAGCACGGCCTGACGGGAGGGCCCGTCAAGCTGAAGGACGGGTCGTTCGTCAGGAGGGTGGGGGGAGTTCCCGCGGATCCATGGGATGCAATCGGCGCGGAGCTGCTTCGTAGGCAGCTCCGTGCCGGTCAGTCCGGTGCTCCGCGCCTCCCTCCCACTCCTCCTGAGATTCGATGAAGCGCCTTGCTCCCCTCTGGGCTTTCGCCCTTCTTGCTCCGACGCTCGCCCTTGCATCGACGGCCCCCGCTCCGGCGACCGCCGCCGAGCTGCGCCAGTCGCTGGCCACGCTGCTCCAGACGCATCACCTCCCTGGCGCGAGCTACGCGGTGTTCAATCGCGAGGGGACGGTGCTCAGTGGCGCCATCGGCCTGGCCGACAGCGGCACCCAGGCGCCTGTCACTCCCGAGACGCTCTTCCGCCTGGGCTCCATCACGAAGACGGTGACGGCCATCGCCATCATGCAGCTGGTCGAGCAGGGCCACTTCGACCTCCAGACGCCCGTGGCGCGACTGCTGCCGGACGCCCCCATCCAGAATCCGTTCAACGACACCGAGCCGGTCCGTGTGATCCACCTGCTGACCCACACCGCGGGCTTCGACGACACCCATGCGAAGGCGTTCTTCAGCCCGGTGGAGCGGCGGGGGCGGCACCTGGAGAGCAGCCTCCAGCATCCGGAGTCGCTGAAGGTGCGCTGGCGGCCCGGCCAGTACGAGAGCTACAGCAACCCGGGATACTGGCTGCTGGGGGCCATCCTGGAGGCGCACTACCGGCAGCCCTGGGATGAAGTCATCTCGACGCGGGTGCTGGGGCCGCTGGGCATCACCCGGTTCGCGACGCTCGCCTCCCAGGCCGCTCGCGGCGACCACGCCGTCGGACATCGCGGCGCCGCGATGGAGCGCACCCCTGTGTTCTTCGAGCAGACCCAGGCGGACGGGGCGCTGTGGGCCTCCGCGGAGGACCTGGCGAAGCTGGGGCGGTTCCTGCTCACCGATGGCGCCTCCGCTCCAGGCGTGCTCACGCCGGAGCTGGTTCGCGCCATGAAGGAGACCGGGGCGACGATGGGGGCTCGGGCCGGGCTGGAGTATGGCTCGAAGCTGGGCCTGCACCATCGCATCGTCGCGGGGATGGAGTGGCAGGGCCACACGGGAGGTCTCCTGGGTGGCAGGTCGAGCATGCACTTCGGGGATGCGCGGGGGTGGGGCTATGTGCTGCTGCTCAACAGCGAGGATGAGCTGCGCAAGCTCGAGGTCCCGCTGGCCACCTTCATTGCTCAGCAGGCCCAGTGGAAGGCGCCGGCGCCGACCCTGAGCCCCCTCGAGGGGGACCTTGAGGGGTGGTATCGCGTCGTCGATTCGCGCATCTCGCTGATGGAGCTGCCTTCGTACCTGCTCGATGCGGCCCAGGCGCGGGTGAGCGGCGACACGCTGACGCTCCAGCCCTTCCTGCCGGGGTTCGGCTACCAGGCGACGCTGAAGCACCATGGGGGCGGGCGGCTCGCGGATGTGGACTACGGCGACGTGGTCAACGGGGTCGTCATCCGGGATGCGTCGGGCGCGGTCGTTGGAATCGAGTCAGGGGGAGACTTCCTGGAGCGCACCTCGATGGTGAAGGCGGTCCTCCCGCTCGTGAGCGTCCTGGTGTCGCTGGTGCTCCTCGTGAGTGCGCCGTTCGGACGGCGCAAGGTGTTGCGCAATCGCTGGGTGCGGCGCCTGCCAGGGCTCGCCTTGCTGACACTCGTGTTTGCCGTGGTCTGTGGGGTGAACCTCGAGTTGACCTTGCTCGCGCACAAGAACTGGCAGACCGTGGGGATCTGGGTCGCCTCCATGGTGTTCCCGCTGCTCGGCGTGGCGGGCGTCGCCCTCAGCGTTCGGACGTGGAAGGAGGAGCCCGCGGCCGTGGCTCGCTGGCGCTGCCTCCTGGGGTCCGCTTCGGTCGTGTGCCTGAGTGTCTGGCTCGCGACGTTCGGGCTGTTCTCGTTCGCGCTGTGGCGGTGGTGAGTCAGCGGGGCGCCGTGGGAGGACGCGCCAGGCCGAAGGTCAGGAGGAGCGCGGTCGCCGAGGCCACCGCGCCGGCCAGGTAGGCGCTGGGATAGCCCACGGAGCGCACGAGCACTCCGATGATCGGGATGAGTCCGCCCAGCGCGACGTCGAAGAACGCGACGTAGCCGCCCATGGCCACGCCCCGGTTCTCCGGGGGCGCGAGCCGGACGGCCTCGACCCCCAGCGACGTGAACACGAGCGAGAAGCCGAAGCCCGTGAGCGCCGCGCCCGTGATGGCCATCCACGGGCCTGTCGCGCTCCAGAGCAGGACCTGGCCGCACAGCTCGATGGCGAGGCAGCCGAGCGCGACGCGCCGCCCGCCGAGCTTGTCCGGGGCCTGACCGAAGAGGAGCCGGGCCAGCACATAGGCGACACCGAACGCGAGCAGGGCGCGCTCGGCGTGAGGCCATCCCCGGTGCTGGAAGAGCAGGGTGCCGAAGGCCGCGATGCTCCCGAAGCCCAGCGTCGAGAGGGACAGCGCGACTCCGGGCCGGCCAATCATCATTGCGACCCGGTGGAAGGGCAGCCGCTTGCCTCCCGTCGGGGTGATGGGACGCAGCAGGGGGAGGGCGGCGAAGGCCAGGAGGGGCGCGGCCATCGAGGCGAGGGACACGCCGAGGAAGCCGAAGCGCTCGAAGAGGACCGCGCCAACGGGCGCACCAAGCGCCAGCGCCGAGTACATGGCGATGCCGTTCCAGGCCATGACGAGTCCCGCGCGCTCGCGACCGACGAGCCCGACACCCCAGGAGAGGGCGCCGGTGATGAGCAGGCTTTCCCCGAGGCCGAGCACCACGCGGGCGAAGAGGAGCAGGCCCAGGCGGAGCGCGGCGGTGGCCTCGCTGAGCGCGACGAGGGCATACAGGGCGCCGGAGAGGGCGCTCAGGCCCAGGCCCAGGAGGACCGCGCGCCGGGGGCCTCGCTGGTCCGCGAGCGTTCCGGAGCGATGCCGAGTGGCCAGGGTGGCGAGCGACTGGACGGCGAGGACGATGGAGACGACCAGGGCGTCGAAGCCGAGGGTCCCTCGCACGAAGCCTGGGATGGCGGGGAGGGGCAGGCCGATGCTCGAGAATCCGAGGAAGACCGCCGCGCAGAGTGGGAGGAGCTGGCTCGCGGAGGGTCGGGCCGCGGCGATGGGGGGAGACGCAATCGTTTCGTTCATGCGGTGGATCTGCGCCAAGGGGAGAGGTTTCTCCAGCGCACTTCAGGAATGGTATGAGTGCATGGAATGCACTCCGTGGATGCCAATCTCCTGCTGGCGCTCGATGCGCTCCTTCGGGAGGGCAGCGTGCTGGGGGCTGCTCGCCGGATGAACCTGAGTCCTCCCGCGATGAGCCGGACGCTCCAGCGACTTCGGGATGCAACGGGGGACCCGCTGCTGGTGCGGGCGGGGCGGAGGATGGTGCCGACGCCTCGGGCGCTCGCCATGCGTGAGCGGGTCCAGGATGCGGCGCGCGAGGTGCGCTCCCTGCTGGGGCCTCCCGAGGCGCTGGTGCTCGGCACGTTGTCGCGGACGTTCACGTTGCGGACGAGTGACTACCTGCTGGTCGTGCTGGGGAATGCGTTGGATCGGCTCGTGAGGGAGGAGGCGCCCCAGGTGCGGCTCACCTTCGCGCCGGAGGGGAGTGAAGACGTCGAGTCGCTCCGCTCGGGGGACGTGGACCTGGACATGGGGGTGCAGGGACAGCTGGGGCCGGAGCTGCGGGTCCGCAGGCTCTTCGACGACGAGATGGTCGCGGTGGTCCGGCACGGGCATCCGCTGACGGGCGCGGCGACGCCGAGGCGCCTGGTCAAGGTGCCCCACGTGGTGGTCTCGAGGAGGGGGCGGGGGCAGGGTGTCCTGGACGATGCGCTCGCGAAGCAGGGGCTCGCGCGGCGGGTCGAGCGGATTGTCCCGTCCTACTTCTCAGCGGCGCGGCTGGTCGCGGGGAGTGATCTGCTTGGCATCGTGCCGAGGCGGTTCGCACAGGAGGTCGCGGCGGGCTTCGGGCTCCGGATGCTGGAGCTGGGCGTGGAGCTGCCTCGGCTCACCATCGCGCTTGCATGGCACCCTCGCTTCGACGGGGACGCCGCGCACCAGTGGTTGCGAGAAGGCGTCGCGCGGGCGTCGGTCGCGGGCTGAGGGCGAAGAATACCTCCCACGAGGTATTCCACACTTCCATGGGAGGGTGTTTGCCTGCCTTCCAGTCAGTGAAGGCAGTCCTCAACCCTTGGGGGATTCATGTCTGTCCAATACGACCCGCGAACGATTCAGTCACATGCCGACGCGCTCTACGCCCAGGCGCGTCGCATCGTCATGACGTTCGGTTTCTTCGGATTCATTGCCGGTGCCAGCGCGGGTGGCGTCGTCGGGTCCAGTCTCTCGAACGGTGGCGCGTTTGCGTTGATGGGCGGTGTCGTGGGCCTGTTGGTTGGAGTGAGCATGGGGCGGAGTCGCGCCTTCGTTCTCCAGATCCAAGCGCAGATGGCCCTGTGCAATGTGGCCATCGAAGCGAATACCCGGCGAACCGCGGAGGCTGTCGTCGCCGCCTCCCGTCCCGCCGAGGTCGCCCAGCTCTCTCACGCGGGATGAGTCGCTTCGCTGGGGAGGGCTCTCTGCTCGTCCCCAGCGAAGCTCCTGACGTCGTTGCTCGCGTTTCAGGCGAGGTCTGGGTCAGTTGACTCGCACGATGTGCCACAGCTGGCTCTGGACGCCCTCGACCGTATCCCATTGATGGACGAGGTCGCCATTGCCCAGCCCGTTGTGCTCGACATCGATGTCCTTGTTGGTGAGGGCATTCTTGATGCGGTAGGGCGGCCCGAAGCCGTTGGCGTACACGATGAACCACTGCTGCTGGATGTTCCCCGTGAAATACATCTGCCAGATCTTCGCGCCATTGGTCCGCGCCGCGGGCTCGAGGACCAGGCTGCTGTTCACGTTCGTGATGCAAGGCAGGTTGGTGCCGCCATAGGGCCCGATCCTCCAGTGCTGGCTCGACAAGCCCAGGTAGTCCCACTGGTGGAGCCTGTAGGTCGCCTGCGTGGAATTGCGCACGACATCCAAGACCTTGCCGCTGTTCACATTCACGATCTTGTAGATGGCGTTCGGGTCCGACGAGAGATCCGCGCGCGCATCCGAGGCAACTCCCAGGACGGCGCAGACCAGCACGGCCGAACACACAGCCACCAGCTTCATTGTCTTCATGGGGGACTCCGTTGCGGGGTGCTGGATCGGTATCACCGGAATAAATGCTATGCAACGAATGATGCATTTCCTGATATTGCATGGATATGAGTCTGCCTGGCCTCTCATGGTTCAATCCCAACCCGTCTGAGATGACTCAACGCGTGCCGCCGGCATGGCGAGTCATTGTCGTCTGGGTCATTTTGCTCCTCTCGCCGCTTCCAGCGATGGCGCAGGAGGCTCGTCCGGCTGGAAAGTCCGTGCTCCTGCTCACGCCGGAGGACATGGCGCTGCCCGCGATGTCGATGTTCGTCGCCAGCCTTCGCTCCGCCTTGTGGGGATCCCGGGACGGCCCCATCACGCTGGATGTCGAGAGCCTGGACCTCGGCTGGGCCCGAGGGCCCACCTATACCCAGGCCCTGCGCACCTGGTACCTGGCCAAGTATCGCGAGCGTCGGCCCGATGCCCTCCTCGCGTTCCGCACCGACACCATCCAGCTGGCCCTGGAGCTGCGCCAGGAGCTGTGGCCGGACATCCCGCTGGTCGTCCTCTCCGAGGATGGTCAACTCTGGGAGCACCAGCCTCGCCCGGAGCGCGTGGCGGGACTCTGGCTGCGTTATGACCTGCGCGCCACCGTGGAGCTGGCCCTGCGGTTGTTGCCAGACACGCGCCGGCTGGCGTTCGTCAATGGCTCCAGTCCCTGGGAGCAGGCGCAACAGGCCCAGCTGGTGCGCGAGCTCCAACCCCTGCTGTCGCAGCGCGGCCTGGAGTTCATCGACCTGACCAACCTGCCGCTCGCCGAGATGCTCGCGCGCGCGAAGGCCCTGCCAGACGACACCGCGGTCCTCACCTACACGTTCATGACCGACCCCAGCGGGAGGCCCTTCGTGGGGCGAGAGATTGCTCGCATGTTCCTCGCCGCCTGCAACCGGCCCAGCTTCGCGCTCCATGACACCGTCATGGGGTTGGGGTTCGTCGGAGGCGCACTCGTCAGCTATGAGGCCGTGGGTGAGCAGCTCGGCCTGCTCACCACCCGGGTGTTGGGCGGAGCGCGAGAGGAATTCCTCGAGCCGCTGAAGCCCACGTCGTCCGACGAGCCGCTGACGGTCGATGCCCGAGCGCTGCGGCGCTGGAACATTCCCCGGGAGCGCGTGCCCGCCAAGGTGCGG
This window contains:
- a CDS encoding RICIN domain-containing protein; its protein translation is MKTMKLVAVCSAVLVCAVLGVASDARADLSSDPNAIYKIVNVNSGKVLDVVRNSTQATYRLHQWDYLGLSSQHWRIGPYGGTNLPCITNVNSSLVLEPAARTNGAKIWQMYFTGNIQQQWFIVYANGFGPPYRIKNALTNKDIDVEHNGLGNGDLVHQWDTVEGVQSQLWHIVRVN
- a CDS encoding LysR family transcriptional regulator — translated: MHSVDANLLLALDALLREGSVLGAARRMNLSPPAMSRTLQRLRDATGDPLLVRAGRRMVPTPRALAMRERVQDAAREVRSLLGPPEALVLGTLSRTFTLRTSDYLLVVLGNALDRLVREEAPQVRLTFAPEGSEDVESLRSGDVDLDMGVQGQLGPELRVRRLFDDEMVAVVRHGHPLTGAATPRRLVKVPHVVVSRRGRGQGVLDDALAKQGLARRVERIVPSYFSAARLVAGSDLLGIVPRRFAQEVAAGFGLRMLELGVELPRLTIALAWHPRFDGDAAHQWLREGVARASVAG
- a CDS encoding MFS transporter, producing the protein MNETIASPPIAAARPSASQLLPLCAAVFLGFSSIGLPLPAIPGFVRGTLGFDALVVSIVLAVQSLATLATRHRSGTLADQRGPRRAVLLGLGLSALSGALYALVALSEATAALRLGLLLFARVVLGLGESLLITGALSWGVGLVGRERAGLVMAWNGIAMYSALALGAPVGAVLFERFGFLGVSLASMAAPLLAFAALPLLRPITPTGGKRLPFHRVAMMIGRPGVALSLSTLGFGSIAAFGTLLFQHRGWPHAERALLAFGVAYVLARLLFGQAPDKLGGRRVALGCLAIELCGQVLLWSATGPWMAITGAALTGFGFSLVFTSLGVEAVRLAPPENRGVAMGGYVAFFDVALGGLIPIIGVLVRSVGYPSAYLAGAVASATALLLTFGLARPPTAPR
- a CDS encoding serine hydrolase domain-containing protein, giving the protein MKRLAPLWAFALLAPTLALASTAPAPATAAELRQSLATLLQTHHLPGASYAVFNREGTVLSGAIGLADSGTQAPVTPETLFRLGSITKTVTAIAIMQLVEQGHFDLQTPVARLLPDAPIQNPFNDTEPVRVIHLLTHTAGFDDTHAKAFFSPVERRGRHLESSLQHPESLKVRWRPGQYESYSNPGYWLLGAILEAHYRQPWDEVISTRVLGPLGITRFATLASQAARGDHAVGHRGAAMERTPVFFEQTQADGALWASAEDLAKLGRFLLTDGASAPGVLTPELVRAMKETGATMGARAGLEYGSKLGLHHRIVAGMEWQGHTGGLLGGRSSMHFGDARGWGYVLLLNSEDELRKLEVPLATFIAQQAQWKAPAPTLSPLEGDLEGWYRVVDSRISLMELPSYLLDAAQARVSGDTLTLQPFLPGFGYQATLKHHGGGRLADVDYGDVVNGVVIRDASGAVVGIESGGDFLERTSMVKAVLPLVSVLVSLVLLVSAPFGRRKVLRNRWVRRLPGLALLTLVFAVVCGVNLELTLLAHKNWQTVGIWVASMVFPLLGVAGVALSVRTWKEEPAAVARWRCLLGSASVVCLSVWLATFGLFSFALWRW